AAATCAGCCCTTCAGTAtcagccttcatagtttttacactgtaatgcaagagattcaggtgagtaatcacagaaagacttgtgGATTcacgatacttaggctatgactgaggtttgacagatttgatgaaaaattggtctcccgcacctttaagtcaATAAATTGCATATTAAAATTCAGAAATATGCCATTTAAGAACATTATTTCTCCAAGTTACACTGGTGTGTAAGTAAATGTCTCCAGGatgaaagtagtgaaactttaccatgttttgattcactaataaaaaaaaaaaaatgtcaaaaatgttggttggctctAGTTTCCAAGTtagttttgggtcaaaatgtgaaatcctGAGacttaatgagagaatgggttttactcataaGCAATGTTCGTCTTAGAGATCTACTTCTAAACAGTCTGTCCAATTTTCAGGTTCTGTCTAGTGGAAGATTTTGAAatgtattatataaatgtacattaaccaatacatatgtaatatataataacattttatcatatacattgaaaacatcggCAAACCAGTACTTTTGTCACTTGTTTTCCACGTTAGTATATAGATTGAACCCATTTAATCAGTTTTAAAAAAAGTAGACCAGCgtgttaattttttgtttttgtatttttccacacatattttgccctgatattacatttttttaatatcagcACCTTGAGTGGATTGATTTCACCTAAAAAAATGACGCCATCTGCTGTTGAAAAAACATTTGTATAAGTTCAGAGTGAAAGTCATAGAGCAGTTAATACGAGGATTTACGTAGAATAGGAATTTTAACATTTctattaaataaaatgaatttgttgAGTCTTTCACATGCATTGTCTGCACTTTCATTTAGAGATATGAAAATATGAGACCTTTCAATAACATTTATGTATCATATGGATTTGTCCAACTAATACACATACAAAGCCATGCAAATGTTCTCATTGCAAGATCATAAAACATGTTACTATAAAAATATCCATCTGTTGTTGgttatgacaattttttttatcagtgcttTCAAAAAATGGCAGCCCACAAAAAAGTACAGCAATTTCCAGTACTACTTCGACAGTATTTATAACTTCAGTATGGTGGCTTAATTTGCTACAATTTCACTGTCCTTCCTATTTATTAAactaatgtattaaaaaaaaaatcagtattttcctTATACAGTACTCGAGGAACAACAGATTCTAACTGTGGCACATCTCATATCAAAGATTCTTATACGTGTTTAATGATGGGTCATATTTATTAACAATAACACCAGTCACTTTACTCCTGGAGAACAATGATAGTACAATTAATCCACACAGCAGTAGGACTATGATTGTCCTAAAACAGGCTGAATTCATTAATTATCTGGGTGGTCGTTAATGAAATACCACATGACACACATTTGTTGCTCTAAACTGCTGCCTTTTTCAAGTCCTCAGGCAGGACTCGGCCCTTCTTCCTTGCTttggttttcttcttctctgttttggCTGTCTGTCGTTTCTGGATGTTCTTTCGTCGCTTGTCCTGCCGCTGCTGCATCTTCCCGATCACATGCTCGCTGCGTTGGTTCCAGTGCTTCTTCCTTTGCGTGcgcctcttctccttcttctttagCGCCGTCCGCAACATGTCCTCGTCGTCTTTGATTTTGATGCCCTCGGCCTTGTACAGCAAGTTGGTCCACTTCATCTTATTCTCCATGTCGCGAGCCTTGCCTTCGTCTTTCTCTCTCAGCTGCtccagcttctgcttgcgtgccTCCACTCGACTGAGCAGCTGCTTGTAGTTTTTCCCAGTCAGCGGAGTCAACTGACCCTTCAgactctttttcttttccttctttttctgtacTTTGTCTTTATATTCCTCTTCTACAGTCTCCATTTTGTTGAACACAATAGCGGTTTCATTTCTTTTGCTTGCAGCCGGGGCGCTTTCTACCTCCTGTTTTATCTCTGGTTGTGTTTCTTGGCCTCTTTCTTCAGCCAGTTTCTTCATCCTAaactccttcctcttcctcttcttccgtTCCCGCTCCAGCTTTCGTTTTGCTCGCTTTGCCTGGACTGCGTCGTCCAGTGCATCCTTTGGTGGACCCTGAGACAGATGTGTACGTAGAAAAAAAAGATGCAGTATTTAATCAAAAAGTGGCAAAATGTACTACAGGACTTACAACTGACTACTGGCT
This region of Sphaeramia orbicularis chromosome 12, fSphaOr1.1, whole genome shotgun sequence genomic DNA includes:
- the surf6 gene encoding surfeit locus protein 6, with the protein product MDLAAKDSFIQKFASKAFSQRDQEAKKRPFVHLKGKNDTGPPKKKKKKCKKKHFKEKGSDEKNPTPTPQKKSAPSPAAQKSPATTKPSGPKAKSVNGEAAHTVKGGNAEKFSAVDVLRKRLQEKIEESRGQGPPKDALDDAVQAKRAKRKLERERKKRKRKEFRMKKLAEERGQETQPEIKQEVESAPAASKRNETAIVFNKMETVEEEYKDKVQKKKEKKKSLKGQLTPLTGKNYKQLLSRVEARKQKLEQLREKDEGKARDMENKMKWTNLLYKAEGIKIKDDEDMLRTALKKKEKRRTQRKKHWNQRSEHVIGKMQQRQDKRRKNIQKRQTAKTEKKKTKARKKGRVLPEDLKKAAV